AGGGATACCAACTCACTTTTTTATAAGTATCCCCTTCCAGGGGAAACAGAGAGGTAAATCAAACTGGTTTAGTCCTTTCCAGGGCCTGCCTGTACCATCTCTGAATGCACACGGCATGGATTGTTTGAAAGGCCCGTGCTTACTTTCGGAGACGGCTTGTTACAGTATTACATCACAGCTCTTGGGTTCAActatgaaaaataaaatgttgtggATTACTGAATTCCATGATCTTCCTTGGTCTCAGAGGTGGGTTTCCCAGTTTTAGGGGAGGCTGCGTGGAGGTCCTAAGGAAGGAAAGGCTTCAAAACCAAGCATTCCAGCGTCAGATTCTCTTATTTTCCAGTTGTGATTCTCTTTTGAAAACCTTTCTTTAAACAGTATTATTGTGTAACACCATTTTGAAATGAAGGTTCCTGGAAATTAGCTTTTGAAACCACAATTCTGGGAAATCTTGTGAGTGGTTCTGTTGTTTGGGTGAAGGATTCAGTTGGGTGGGCTCGCGGGGAGAATCacatgcactctgcacatgcccagggtTCTCATCATGACGTTCACACTGCTGCAGAACTTGAAAGGTTCTAGACCTGAGGCCCAGGGGTCAGCTCAGTCGAGGTCTGTCTCTTGGGCCAGGTTGGGGAACCGGCCATTACAGCCTTCCACCCACGCACCGCATAGAACTTCAAACAAGGGAAGGCTTAAAAAAATTTAATAACAGGACTTTGTGGCCACAGAGAGCAGCACCGTTCAGCACGCCTTTTTTCCTTAAGCGATGGCTGCAGAGAGCCCCGGCTTGCCGGAGAAACAGGCAAAcaaacagcttttttaaaaagaaggaaaaaaaaatatcgtGAGAAAAGCAAAAGGCGCAAAGGGGCTGAAACAAAGAAATTATTAAAAATACCCAACTGAGGTACTATAATAAAAGGCCATGACGCAACCCCTGTATCCTGTCTCCGCCAACGTGACGGCAGAGAAACCGCAATTCCCTCCCGAATTCAATGGAGTCAGGAATAATTTGATGGATACAAACAAGGGAAAGGGTTGCTGAAACCCCCGCTGGCCATATGTGCAAGGTGGGAGTCACGGTGTGGAGGAACTAGGCCGTCAAGCCCAAACAGAACCCTTTAGCGCAAGCAAAATCGAGTATCTTCTCCCACCCGCTCCCCTTTCCCCACTTGGCTCTCCTGCTTGTCCCGTGCGCCTGGCACGGACCCCGGGCGCTGATCTCATCATGCTTTCGTGGCTACCACATCTGGAAGCGATTGCGGGGCGGGAGGGAGCGATGTGTTCAAAACACAGCTGGAATGGGCAAGGCCGAGAGGATCAGGGCGGGGAAAGGGGCTGTTATAAGCTAAACGCAGCCCTCTCGACcccatcttcctctctcccccctagCCGTAAGATCAGCTGCTACTGCCacggggtggaaagaggagggccTTGGAGCAGAAAAGCCAattcccttttcccttcccttcccgaaATTCGGACTCTCAAGTCCCTGCGTTCGAAAGGTGAATTCACTAAATTGGCCTGGCTTTGAGAGTAAGGGATGAAGGAAGGCGGGTCATGGCCGCTTGCTTCCAGGTGGTGCCGACCCTACAGATTTCTCCCTCCTCCATGAATGTGCACCCTGCTCCAAAGGGTAATCTTGCGGATCTCCCTTTCACCAAGAAGCATAATTTCAACGGCCAAGAAAGGCCTGGGGGCGTCATTCTCAACCTCAGCAGGCCGTAGGAAGGAAACGGACCCCTCGGCTTGCCCGTCCCACCCTCCCTTTCTCGCCAGGATTTTTCCTGCAAGGCTGTGTGACCTCACCTCCAGCGGGCCGTGGTTCCCACAGGGCCGAGAGGGGAGCACGGGAACGAGAAAAGGAGCAAGGCGAAGGGAGAACCGTTTTCCAAAAAGAGGCCGGCATTCTTTCCACCCTGGCCTGCAGCCACCCTCCGAAGGCACAGCCAGGCTCCCTGGCAGAATAAGAGGCTCGAAATCCTCGAGGCTTTCGGCGCTGGAGAAGGGAAGCCCTTGTGAGCCGATGCTTTGTTTTGTTCACCGTTTGTTTTTTCTCCCTGCATCCTGTGGGCTGCCTTCTGCCTAGGCCTAGAGGTGTCCTGTCTGGCTTGCAGAAAGGCACCAAAACAGCAGAACATCCGGACCTGGGGGAACCAAACGTTCAAAGctccagtcgcctttcctctccccacaagcaccctgtgagggaggtgaggctgagagagccctgatatcactgctcggtcaggacagttttatcagtgccgtggcgagcccaaggtcactcagctggctgcttgtgggggagcggggaatcgaacccagctcgccagattagaagtccacactcctaacgactacacaaAACGGGCACCAACCTTgcaatgccttcctctccctataagggaccctgtgagataagtggggctgagagctctgaaagaactgctctgtgagctctaagggaactgtgactagcccaaggtcacccagctggctgcatgtgtggaggagtggggaatcacatccGATTCTCCACattagtctgccactctttaacccgTAAATCACATTGGTTCTCACGCCACGCAGAACCCCAGAGCTGTGTGGTCTCTATATCCCCCACCCCCGGTGCAAAACGGCGTCCATGCAGAGCTGCCACGTGTACAGAACGAGGCTGGGAATTGGATAGCCCCCTTCCCGATACGCAAAGCCTGGCACAAAGTCTCCCGTCAGGACCGAAAATATTTTTATTCCGATTTATTCGGGGGCTGTCGAAGCAGGTCTCCTTTCGGCTGGAGCCGGTTGCGTCGCTTCTCCTCGGCCTGCTGCTCTCGTTCCCTCTGCCTGGCTGCCCACTTCTCTATCCCGCGGTCCATCTCTGAAGAGAGCATGGCTATGCGACGCTGAAGGGCAAGACGAGGAGGAGGGTTAGCCGCGTCTGGGGAGGGCCATCCCGACGCACCAGCAACACCCAAGAGGGACCCCTGCTCCTTAGTTCTAACTCTGCACCCACGTCTGCATTGCACACTCAAATGGGTTCGAGTTTTGCCTTCCCACCCAAAGAGGTTGCATGAAATTGCTCTGGTCCAAAGCAAAACACCAGCAGACAAAGCTTGTGGGTTCCCTAGGACAGCCATTCTCGACAGGGACCATGTGGGCCCTGGcgcatttgaagggggccacagatgGGGAAAATGCCAGAAGGGCCGCCCAAAAGGCTTCTGGGACAATAATGTATCCTGTTTGTCATGAACGGCATCATTCATTGCTAGAAAGCTTGATcttcgtcaagggaaagaaaaaaaatatgaaccCGCGTGCTTCTCTTGGTTTGTTGTTCTACAAATCTGTCTCGCGTAAAGATAAGGCGATCTGCATTGGCTGTAGTTGGGTCACTCTTTGCTtgggccttttttagcctagctctttgcatcctctgcttcccacctcctccaggcccatcatgggccattttgggaaggggggaggagggcgggtcaacatgaccatatatgtcaagAAACTCGACcccggttgagaaaacctgcattAGATAAAGGTCAAGCCAGGTAACATTACTTAACGGGAGACCAAACCCCCAATAAACTGGTTTTAGAGACACGTTTCACTCGCAACTGGCTTGTATATTTTACCAACTACTACTTCTTAGAAGGGGGAAAGAGCCGACTGCTTCTCAGTGCTTCCAAACTCCACTTTACCTCTTTCCCCGATGGAAAATCGGGGCCTGACGTGACATTTGTCTTTTTCAAAACATCCAGTCTGGCAAAAGAATTCTGGAGAGCTCAAAATCTCACACCCCGTTTGGTGTTCTTTTCCAGTCTTAATAAAAGGTACTGCACACAGTGTGTGCTTTTGAATTCTGCCCAGCCCGAGATGACTGGGAgttgtgaaaaggatctgagcAGTCTTCAACAAAACCCTAGAATCTGCACAGCCCCAGTTCCCAAGGTTTCTTGAGGCAGAAGAGGGCATTAAAAACTGGGTCATGGCTACAGCTGTTATGCAAATGCATCAGAAATCAGGTCTCCCTGGCAACCTGGCACCTTATGTCAGATGAGAGGGGGGAAACAAGCTGCCCAGGGTTAGATGTTCAGTGGAACTTAATTCACAGGCTCCAGGGTTGATTCTGGCACTAGAAATTAGTTCCCCAGAGCTAATCCTCTACATCCCACTCAAATTTTTGCGCTTCAAAGCTATCCTAAACCCTACAGGACATAACTGATGCTTCACTTACTGCAAGTTCGATGTTCCTTTCCTGCCGACGAACGTAACCTTTCATTGGTGGGGCAGGGCGCCCATCTAGGGTGAAGGGGAAAGGAGTTTTAGAAGACAACTGAGCTACTTGCATGTGATCCTGTGGAACTGGGATCACTTAGCACCAGTGATGTGGGTTTTCTGGAACAATTTGGATCAGGTTTCCCAAGGTCCAGAAGTAAACATGGGTCTCATGTCACGCTACATGTGCGTGACAAATATAATACAGATGTTAACAATTGTCATTGCACTTTCGATGTATTTGTATGTAGTTTTagctctgtttttaaattgtcttaacgGTTTGGGGAAACCGGATTTGagtggttttaaaatttgttcgCTTATTTGATGGCCCTTATGAGGGCAGACCAGTGGAATATAAAGCTTgcaaattcattaaaaaaaacaagaacacagAGATCCCCCATTTGGCATCTGCGCTGCTCACCTTTCATATCCTTTTCACCAAAGCAAACAGTTATTTCTGGCTTTCTT
The Paroedura picta isolate Pp20150507F chromosome 16, Ppicta_v3.0, whole genome shotgun sequence genome window above contains:
- the MRPL52 gene encoding large ribosomal subunit protein mL52: MASCTMRKLGSQLTKFALASRSFHCSSADKAGGDWRLKHALPRNGSDYGPITDLPDWSFADGRPAPPMKGYVRRQERNIELARRIAMLSSEMDRGIEKWAARQREREQQAEEKRRNRLQPKGDLLRQPPNKSE